The following proteins come from a genomic window of Dreissena polymorpha isolate Duluth1 chromosome 1, UMN_Dpol_1.0, whole genome shotgun sequence:
- the LOC127850680 gene encoding uncharacterized protein LOC127850680 isoform X2 has protein sequence MDGEHRGPASETAGKVAQQFLDGLKKKQEPAKAGACLGKTTKADVMKWLDANDLDLMHHVIIINQGEAVEYLLKNGYFQAPFEPRSNLYAHLACLLGHRTCLNIILQYRKDDNRPSNKLTYKLNGNGPSDRRREIMPLDVAAEAGQLACVKQILDQCVIKEHPEFAKYPYVALACIPQSQMAVNLIIKKDKPGPEDIKKAIEVSLKKASAFCLDILLQTKIKTDDMFGKKNFFHMLYTFSNTTEFGTEGYRRLPDVTQVLIRHKYDVNKASPPNTYPMYSLIKNSLCIHDYGNTRHYVTALRMLVDAGANPNFDEVAYETKLNAKGIKSEHGRMAYSSAMHCLLETTEVFSEYLESKALAVRFVVQMSEALIQSRAKINARGRLGDKDCNRYGTVLHQFAKSSVKLGVDTDIFKYLLRQGADPNAREENGKYVINTFCDTLFSSLKELTHHEKPKDHSNDVETMLSLTLFMTRACVKETLQILKKDYSKNTPQHIKKYYETAVRQLEERYHEVWPLKRICRTLIWDLCERDAARVKSLPTDIESRTYILPSI, from the exons AT GGACGGCGAACATCGGGGCCCGGCTTCGGAAACAGCGGGGAAGGTCGCGCAACAATTCTTGGATGGATTGAAAAAGAAACAGGAACCAGCCAAGGCGGGAGCATGTCTTGGAAAGACGACTAAAGCTGACGTCATGAAATGGCTGGATGccaatgaccttgacctcatGCATCACGTGATCATTATAAATCAGGGCGAGGCGGTCGAATATCTGCTAAAGAACGGATATTTCCAG GCTCCGTTCGAGCCCCGGAGCAACCTGTACGCGCACCTGGCATGCCTGCTGGGCCACCGGACGTGCCTGAACATCATCCTACAGTACCGGAAGGACGACAACCGACCCTCCAATAAACTCACATACAAACTGAACGGCAATGGACCTTCAGACAGGAGGAGGGAG ATCATGCCACTCGATGTCGCTGCGGAGGCGGGTCAGCTGGCATGTGTGAAGCAGATTCTAGACCAGTGCGTCATCAAGGAACATCCGGAATTCGCAAAGTACCCGTATGTAGCGCTCGCATGCATCCCCCAGTCGCAGATGGCCGTAAATCTCATTATCAAGAAGGACAAACCAGGGCCGGAAGACATCAAGAAAGCGATCGAGGTTTCCCTAAAAAAAGCGAGCGCCTTTTGTTTAGACATTCTGCTTCAAACGAAGATCAAGACAGACGACATGTTTGGGAAAAAGAACTTTTTTCACATGCTGTATACTTTTAGCAATACGACGGAATTCGGAACAGAAGGTTATCGGCGATTACCGGATGTTACGCAAGTTTTAATTCGTCATAAATATGACGTCAACAAAGCATCTCCGCCGAACACATACCCCATGTACAGCCTGATCAAGAACTCGCTGTGCATTCATGATTACGGGAACACGAGGCATTACGTTACCGCCCTCAGAATGCTCGTGGATGCAGGTGCGAACCCCAACTTTGACGAAGTTGCTTACGAAACGAAGCTCAACGCCAAAGGTATCAAATCTGAGCATGGCCGGATGGCGTATAGTTCCGCCATGCACTGCTTGTTAGAGACCACGGAAGTGTTCTCGGAGTATCTAGAATCGAAGGCTCTCGCCGTCCGGTTCGTTGTCCAGATGTCCGAAGCGTTAATTCAGAGCAGAGCGAAGATCAACGCCCGCGGGAGGCTGGGGGATAAGGACTGCAACAGGTACGGCACGGTACTTCACCAGTTTGCAAAGTCCAGCGTGAAACTCGGCGTCGACACGGACATATTCAAGTATTTGCTCCGCCAGGGCGCGGACCCGAACGCGAGGGAAGAGAACGGCAAATACGTCATTAATACGTTCTGTGATACGTTGTTCTCAAGTTTAAAGGAGCTTACGCATCACGAGAAGCCAAAGGACCACTCTAATGACGTGGAAACAATGCTGTCATTGACGTTGTTCATGACTCGCGCATGCGTTAAAGAGACGTTGCAAATCCTAAAGAAGGACTATTCCAAAAACACCCCGCAGCACATTAAGAAGTACTACGAGACAGCGGTTCGGCAATTGGAAGAAAGGTACCATGAAGTATGGCCCCTTAAAAGGATATGTAGGACCCTTATTTGGGATCTCTGTGAAAGAGACGCGGCTAGGGTAAAGTCTCTACCGACAGACATTGAGTCGAGAACTTATATTCTCCCGAGTATATGA
- the LOC127850680 gene encoding uncharacterized protein LOC127850680 isoform X1, with translation MYGKFKEESHQNGDGEHRGPASETAGKVAQQFLDGLKKKQEPAKAGACLGKTTKADVMKWLDANDLDLMHHVIIINQGEAVEYLLKNGYFQAPFEPRSNLYAHLACLLGHRTCLNIILQYRKDDNRPSNKLTYKLNGNGPSDRRREIMPLDVAAEAGQLACVKQILDQCVIKEHPEFAKYPYVALACIPQSQMAVNLIIKKDKPGPEDIKKAIEVSLKKASAFCLDILLQTKIKTDDMFGKKNFFHMLYTFSNTTEFGTEGYRRLPDVTQVLIRHKYDVNKASPPNTYPMYSLIKNSLCIHDYGNTRHYVTALRMLVDAGANPNFDEVAYETKLNAKGIKSEHGRMAYSSAMHCLLETTEVFSEYLESKALAVRFVVQMSEALIQSRAKINARGRLGDKDCNRYGTVLHQFAKSSVKLGVDTDIFKYLLRQGADPNAREENGKYVINTFCDTLFSSLKELTHHEKPKDHSNDVETMLSLTLFMTRACVKETLQILKKDYSKNTPQHIKKYYETAVRQLEERYHEVWPLKRICRTLIWDLCERDAARVKSLPTDIESRTYILPSI, from the exons ATGTACGGGAAGTTTAAAGAAGAATCCCATCAAAACGG GGACGGCGAACATCGGGGCCCGGCTTCGGAAACAGCGGGGAAGGTCGCGCAACAATTCTTGGATGGATTGAAAAAGAAACAGGAACCAGCCAAGGCGGGAGCATGTCTTGGAAAGACGACTAAAGCTGACGTCATGAAATGGCTGGATGccaatgaccttgacctcatGCATCACGTGATCATTATAAATCAGGGCGAGGCGGTCGAATATCTGCTAAAGAACGGATATTTCCAG GCTCCGTTCGAGCCCCGGAGCAACCTGTACGCGCACCTGGCATGCCTGCTGGGCCACCGGACGTGCCTGAACATCATCCTACAGTACCGGAAGGACGACAACCGACCCTCCAATAAACTCACATACAAACTGAACGGCAATGGACCTTCAGACAGGAGGAGGGAG ATCATGCCACTCGATGTCGCTGCGGAGGCGGGTCAGCTGGCATGTGTGAAGCAGATTCTAGACCAGTGCGTCATCAAGGAACATCCGGAATTCGCAAAGTACCCGTATGTAGCGCTCGCATGCATCCCCCAGTCGCAGATGGCCGTAAATCTCATTATCAAGAAGGACAAACCAGGGCCGGAAGACATCAAGAAAGCGATCGAGGTTTCCCTAAAAAAAGCGAGCGCCTTTTGTTTAGACATTCTGCTTCAAACGAAGATCAAGACAGACGACATGTTTGGGAAAAAGAACTTTTTTCACATGCTGTATACTTTTAGCAATACGACGGAATTCGGAACAGAAGGTTATCGGCGATTACCGGATGTTACGCAAGTTTTAATTCGTCATAAATATGACGTCAACAAAGCATCTCCGCCGAACACATACCCCATGTACAGCCTGATCAAGAACTCGCTGTGCATTCATGATTACGGGAACACGAGGCATTACGTTACCGCCCTCAGAATGCTCGTGGATGCAGGTGCGAACCCCAACTTTGACGAAGTTGCTTACGAAACGAAGCTCAACGCCAAAGGTATCAAATCTGAGCATGGCCGGATGGCGTATAGTTCCGCCATGCACTGCTTGTTAGAGACCACGGAAGTGTTCTCGGAGTATCTAGAATCGAAGGCTCTCGCCGTCCGGTTCGTTGTCCAGATGTCCGAAGCGTTAATTCAGAGCAGAGCGAAGATCAACGCCCGCGGGAGGCTGGGGGATAAGGACTGCAACAGGTACGGCACGGTACTTCACCAGTTTGCAAAGTCCAGCGTGAAACTCGGCGTCGACACGGACATATTCAAGTATTTGCTCCGCCAGGGCGCGGACCCGAACGCGAGGGAAGAGAACGGCAAATACGTCATTAATACGTTCTGTGATACGTTGTTCTCAAGTTTAAAGGAGCTTACGCATCACGAGAAGCCAAAGGACCACTCTAATGACGTGGAAACAATGCTGTCATTGACGTTGTTCATGACTCGCGCATGCGTTAAAGAGACGTTGCAAATCCTAAAGAAGGACTATTCCAAAAACACCCCGCAGCACATTAAGAAGTACTACGAGACAGCGGTTCGGCAATTGGAAGAAAGGTACCATGAAGTATGGCCCCTTAAAAGGATATGTAGGACCCTTATTTGGGATCTCTGTGAAAGAGACGCGGCTAGGGTAAAGTCTCTACCGACAGACATTGAGTCGAGAACTTATATTCTCCCGAGTATATGA